In a genomic window of Gloeocapsopsis dulcis:
- a CDS encoding type II secretion system protein: protein MIEILVVILVISILAAIAIPSWLNFLDTRHLNIAQDQLYQAMRDAQRNTKRDKSNWQASFRQNNGVVQWAVHQVSSNPSVTNWRSLDQNVRIVATRLNSTDPNDTTLFFDNTNNVWRIVFNHKANPNGQIGKITLSTRNNNQIKRCVIVSTLIGGMRTAKDNKCSSS, encoded by the coding sequence ATGATAGAAATACTAGTGGTGATATTGGTAATTAGCATACTTGCTGCGATCGCTATTCCAAGTTGGTTAAATTTTCTAGATACCCGTCACCTCAATATTGCCCAAGATCAACTTTACCAAGCTATGCGTGATGCTCAAAGAAACACCAAAAGAGATAAATCAAATTGGCAAGCTAGCTTTAGGCAAAATAATGGAGTTGTTCAATGGGCTGTTCATCAAGTAAGCAGCAATCCTTCTGTAACAAATTGGCGAAGCTTAGATCAAAATGTTCGCATAGTTGCGACGCGGCTCAACTCTACAGATCCTAACGACACTACATTATTTTTTGACAACACAAATAATGTTTGGAGAATTGTATTTAATCACAAAGCCAATCCAAATGGACAAATAGGAAAAATAACCTTATCTACTCGCAATAATAATCAAATAAAACGTTGTGTGATAGTCTCTACTTTGATAGGAGGTATGCGAACTGCTAAAGATAATAAATGTTCTTCTAGTTAA
- the vapC gene encoding type II toxin-antitoxin system tRNA(fMet)-specific endonuclease VapC, with product MTYLLDTNTCIGYISRRSLPIFHRLTSLAPTEVILCDVVKLELYYGAYKSSRRERNLELLQDFFNEFASLPFDGHAANVCGQIRAKLAAMGTPIGPYDLQIAAIALTNNLTLVTHNTREFSRVSDLKLEDWKAQ from the coding sequence TTGACTTACTTGCTGGACACTAATACTTGTATTGGGTATATTAGTCGCCGTAGCTTACCTATTTTTCATCGATTGACTTCGCTTGCTCCAACCGAGGTGATCCTTTGCGACGTTGTTAAACTAGAACTCTACTACGGCGCTTATAAAAGTTCGCGTAGAGAAAGAAACTTGGAACTTTTGCAAGACTTTTTTAACGAGTTTGCTAGTCTACCTTTTGATGGACATGCAGCTAACGTATGTGGTCAAATCCGCGCTAAACTTGCTGCAATGGGGACACCAATTGGACCTTATGATTTACAGATTGCAGCGATCGCACTAACAAACAATTTAACCTTAGTCACACACAATACCCGCGAATTTAGCAGAGTCTCAGATTTAAAACTAGAAGACTGGAAAGCGCAATAA
- a CDS encoding type II toxin-antitoxin system PemK/MazF family toxin, with protein MTFSSGDVVTVDFPGVTGIKRRPAVVLSSDTYHANRPDVIVGLITTQTTVIAATCYCAFQSSSFKSETLLNSRVLCVTKVKLFVSAIAAICKS; from the coding sequence GTGACATTCAGTTCGGGTGATGTAGTGACAGTAGATTTTCCTGGAGTTACTGGTATCAAGCGTCGTCCTGCTGTAGTTTTGTCATCGGACACCTATCATGCAAATCGTCCTGATGTAATAGTTGGACTCATCACAACTCAGACAACAGTGATCGCCGCAACCTGTTATTGCGCTTTCCAGTCTTCTAGTTTTAAATCTGAGACTCTGCTAAATTCGCGGGTATTGTGTGTGACTAAGGTTAAATTGTTTGTTAGTGCGATCGCTGCAATCTGTAAATCATAA